CTGATAGCCAAAGTCCACTCAAGTGGACTAAGATCTCTGGTTGATAGGCTTTGAGTCCTCTAAAGAGGACTTTTGCTTTGAGCCTGAGATTTTAATCTCAGGCGGATATGGACGATAGAATTAACACCCAATCGCGCAGAAACCAGCCCAAGACTCCGGTTTGCAAAAGGGTTTGCGCTCAGGCTGATACCATTCTTGTAGATACTGCAAAATTGTGTGCTTGTGTTGTTCATTGATTTTTGAGTGCTTTTGAGTCCATTGTATGATTTCGGCTTGAGTTGAGTCGCGTAACCAGCACTGCGCCTCACAAAGTGCTTGAGCAATTGGCAGGGAGTCCTGATTGTCGTAAAATCGAATCATTAATAAGGTAGTTGCTAAGTCATCCACCGACCACAAACTGCTGACTATACTAGAACTGCCTGCTTTAAGAAAACCACTCGGTAAACCGATATACTCATCGCTGGTGCTGTTGGGACTTGTTAGCCCAGTTTCACAAGCAGACAGAGTGACGAGGCGACATTCTGGTAAACTGAGATTAAAGATGTCAGGTAGAGTCAAGCATTTTTCTAAATCAATGGCATTACCATTTGCTAATTTGCGATAGCGTTGATTAGAGTTAATAGTAGAGTCACCAGAATCAGCATCGGCGGGAATGACAGAGACGCAACCTGCTAAAGCTATCGCCGAATCCACAGGCGAATTGATATCAAAGTAGCCATGACAAGAAAAGTGAACAACTTGGGCGTGAGAGAAACTCTCTGCTTGCAATAAAGCTTGTTTCGTAGCGTTGCTTTTTTCTATAACAGTGGTTGGCTGGAAGTCATGCGAAATTGTTTTGACTTCTATATTGGTATAAATCAGGTTCTCGTTGGGATCTTGGATGGCGAATAAAGAACGTGACTCCTCACCTGGAAACCTCACCCTGCCCTGTCGGGCATCCCTCTCGTTACCAAGCAGAGGGAACCTCACCCTGCCCTGTCGGGCATCCCTCTCCTTATTAAGGAGAGGGAAAGATTTTCGCGTAGGTAAAAGCGAGGGGTTCCCAGATGTGGCTAATTTCAACAACTGACAACTAGGCGCATATCTCACCCCACCAGAAAAGTTATCCAAAAGATAACTCTCCCCTTCTCCCGAAATGGGTAAAGCATGAAGCGGTAACAAATGCAGGTAGCGATGAGGTACAAGAATTAAAGCTTGGCAAGAAGATGGTATCAGGTTGAGAATATCATTAATATGTAGAATCTCAGCTAACTTGCTCAGTTTGGTAGCGAGTTGATATCGCCAGAGTGGTTTCTTTGTAGTGTAAGTTTTTAAATACTCATCTTTCCAATTCTGTAAATCTTCTAAATCTTGCAGTGAAGATTGCCAAATTATCGGCTGTTGATTGTTGCGGGTGATGATAAAAACGCGAAAGCAATCATCAAAAATATACCATTGCAAAATAGCAGTGCGCTCATCCACAAGTTCTTGAATTTGGGCAAAGCGGATGTGTTTCAAGGGGATGACTTGCCCGATCAACTCTTCTCGTTGTTGACGGAGTTCGTTGAGGTGTGTTGTATCTGGGTTTTCTACTGTTTCTAGACGACGCTTTTCTTCAGCAATTTTTTGATCGAGTTCTTGCAATGGCTGAGAACGCTTTTGACTTGCTATCACTTCCACCAAGTTACGCGTTTTGCTACGCTCAATATATTCCACTGCCTGATCGTCGTATCCTAATTCCAGGCACACTTCCACCATGCGGCGATAAAGCGAGTTCCATTCTTCCGCGTGTTTTTGTTTGATTTCATCACCAGAGACAATTTCACCCCGCAGAAATTCTACAGCGTCGATGGCAGATTGAAAAATGTTGTAAGCATCCGCAAACCGTTCAGCATCAATGTAAGCTAAACCGAAATTAAACGCAGTATCAGCATGGTTTTGGGGAAAGCTTTCGCGGGTTCTTACTTCCAAAGCAGCAGAGTAAGAAGCGATCGCACTCTCAAGATTCTCTGCTTTCTCCCCGCGTATTCTGTCAGAGTAAGCAGTCGCGAGATTATTTTGCGTCATCGCCCATTGTTGGGGAAAGCTTTCGCGGGTTCTTACTTCCAAAGCAGCAGAGTAAGAAGCGATCGCACTCTCAAGATTCTCTGCTTTCTCCCCGCGTATTCTGTCAGAGTAAGCAGTCGCGAGATTATTTTGCGTCATCGCCCATTGTTGGGGAAAGCTTTCGCGGGTTCTTACTTCCAAAGCAGCAGAGTAAGAAGCGATCGCACTCTCAAGATTCTCTGCTTTCTCCCCGCGTATTCTGTCAGAGTAAGCAGTCGCGAGATTATTTTGCGTCATCGCCCATTGTTGGGGAAAGCTTTCGCGGGTTCTTACTTCCAAAGCAGCAGAGTAAGAAGCGATCGCACTCTCAAGATTCTCTGCTTTCTCCCCGCGTATTCTGTCAGAGTAAGCAGTCGCGAGATTATTTTGCGTCATCGCCCATTGTTGGGGAAAGCTTTCGCGGGTTCTTACTTCCAAAGCAGCAGAGTAAGAAGCGATCGCACTCTCAAGATTCTCTGCTTTCTCCCCGCGTATTCTGTCAGAGTAAGCAGTCGCGAGATTATTTTGCGTCATCGCCCATTGTTGGGGAAAGCTTTCGCGGGTTCTTACTTCCAAAGCTGCAGTGTAAGAAGCGATCGCACGTTCGAGATTCTCTGCTTTCTCCCCGTGTATTCTGTTACGGTAAGCAGCCGCGAGATTATTTTGCGTCGTCGCCCAATCTTGGGGAAAGCTTTGGCGGGTGAACACGGTTGACACAACTTCATAACCAGCGATTGCAATTTCCATGTTGCTGGCTTTGTCACCCAAGGGGAATTCCTGAATTCGATTACTAAAATTGAAAATATCTACAGCGAAGGATTGTGCTTCATCTGTCTCAACTTCCGCCAGCTTATTTGTCATCCAACGCCGCAAGACTTCCGCTAAATTCAGATTGAGATATTGTGTGTTTTCTACCAGCAACGGGTAAACTACCTGCGCGTCACCTTCGCTTTCTGCTGTTACTCGCAGTACCTCCTCCAAAAATTGGAAATATTCCTGTAACTCCTCTTCACCCAGAGATTGCAAACCTCGCTTCCATTCCTCCTCCTGCTTTTTGAGAGGCTTTGAATTCTCCCCCTTCCCTACTAGGGAAAAGGGTTGGGGGGTTAGGTTCAACGCTTCCCTCAACTGAATCGCCACATTTCTCAACCAATTTCCTATTCTCCACATTTTCATACCCCCTGTGGTGAGAAATTCTCCGCCACAGCTTCCAGCATCCCCAAGAATTCAGCATCAACTAAATCTTGGTTCGCCTCTAAAATCTCTGCTTCTTCCTCACTTGGGCAATTCAGTAGTTTTTCAATCAGGTTGAGATAAGCTTGCTGGCGCTGTTCGTTCATGGATAGGCGCGAATGTTTTATCTAACTATATATATAAGATATATAAGATGCTTCAATTGCATTGCCCGTGATTACGGAAACACTGGGAGATTGCCGAGTCTCGTATTTATGACTTTGTTGTGAAACTCTCAGAACTCCGACGAGTTCCCTTTAGTCTTTTTCATTATACTTTTTACGACCAGTTGCCTTTACGAGCTATTGCATAATTGTGAGGAGGGGTCTATCTGCGCACAGCTTTTCCATTATTTATATAGTAGCAC
This portion of the Brasilonema sennae CENA114 genome encodes:
- a CDS encoding CHAT domain-containing protein, whose amino-acid sequence is MKMWRIGNWLRNVAIQLREALNLTPQPFSLVGKGENSKPLKKQEEEWKRGLQSLGEEELQEYFQFLEEVLRVTAESEGDAQVVYPLLVENTQYLNLNLAEVLRRWMTNKLAEVETDEAQSFAVDIFNFSNRIQEFPLGDKASNMEIAIAGYEVVSTVFTRQSFPQDWATTQNNLAAAYRNRIHGEKAENLERAIASYTAALEVRTRESFPQQWAMTQNNLATAYSDRIRGEKAENLESAIASYSAALEVRTRESFPQQWAMTQNNLATAYSDRIRGEKAENLESAIASYSAALEVRTRESFPQQWAMTQNNLATAYSDRIRGEKAENLESAIASYSAALEVRTRESFPQQWAMTQNNLATAYSDRIRGEKAENLESAIASYSAALEVRTRESFPQQWAMTQNNLATAYSDRIRGEKAENLESAIASYSAALEVRTRESFPQNHADTAFNFGLAYIDAERFADAYNIFQSAIDAVEFLRGEIVSGDEIKQKHAEEWNSLYRRMVEVCLELGYDDQAVEYIERSKTRNLVEVIASQKRSQPLQELDQKIAEEKRRLETVENPDTTHLNELRQQREELIGQVIPLKHIRFAQIQELVDERTAILQWYIFDDCFRVFIITRNNQQPIIWQSSLQDLEDLQNWKDEYLKTYTTKKPLWRYQLATKLSKLAEILHINDILNLIPSSCQALILVPHRYLHLLPLHALPISGEGESYLLDNFSGGVRYAPSCQLLKLATSGNPSLLPTRKSFPLLNKERDARQGRVRFPLLGNERDARQGRVRFPGEESRSLFAIQDPNENLIYTNIEVKTISHDFQPTTVIEKSNATKQALLQAESFSHAQVVHFSCHGYFDINSPVDSAIALAGCVSVIPADADSGDSTINSNQRYRKLANGNAIDLEKCLTLPDIFNLSLPECRLVTLSACETGLTSPNSTSDEYIGLPSGFLKAGSSSIVSSLWSVDDLATTLLMIRFYDNQDSLPIAQALCEAQCWLRDSTQAEIIQWTQKHSKINEQHKHTILQYLQEWYQPERKPFCKPESWAGFCAIGC